The following coding sequences lie in one Alicyclobacillus curvatus genomic window:
- a CDS encoding methyltransferase domain-containing protein yields the protein MFIYPDLTESLQQLWALGLVISPWLADVDGDGRFDPLIHELLNLRARECAYTYWTENERAYVLNDLAAPERMAQVAVYEIAASTAVYMAHETTGQLEVDKTLVLEAMNRVESFIEQHRFGTLLQLYMLVTSWENHNALRYYGEIPERDFVRGTWHRPWVDYSLGEELMFATLVGNIRLERRGDRRFVRMTDEGQEVLERTTAILETAGYFRQRLNMLRVSQFNLFDRYEQLAHEIWPYAMKQRQEFLQWVGIQPDMQVLELGCANGVLTFDGGLVARVGPSGFVVAVDPAVGMLARARLKQKQLGVGWVSFRQGRAEELPIEGEQFDVAVGTGFLHFTDRRQALSEMKRGVRPGGTIASMHPLKASLNAPFFQEWFKPILELAAKRQDQPKDYLLDSEMVRKDFADAGLTDIEELELQLESVFFDPVKVVEHFIRGVGWFGEELSPLPWQAREDLIQELIDRGQSVCERYSKSERIFRFPMQAIKARVPTGGSNTT from the coding sequence GTGTTTATCTACCCTGATCTAACAGAATCACTACAGCAACTGTGGGCGTTAGGTTTGGTGATCAGTCCTTGGTTGGCCGACGTCGATGGGGATGGTCGGTTCGACCCGCTCATCCACGAACTGCTAAACCTCCGGGCCAGGGAATGCGCATACACGTACTGGACGGAGAACGAACGGGCATACGTCTTGAACGATTTGGCGGCGCCGGAGCGGATGGCGCAAGTAGCCGTTTATGAAATTGCGGCATCGACAGCCGTATATATGGCCCATGAAACCACCGGCCAATTGGAGGTCGATAAAACGCTGGTACTAGAAGCCATGAATCGCGTGGAATCCTTTATCGAGCAACATCGATTCGGGACTCTTTTGCAACTCTATATGCTGGTGACGAGTTGGGAAAACCACAATGCCCTACGCTATTATGGCGAAATACCCGAACGCGATTTTGTTCGTGGTACCTGGCATCGACCGTGGGTGGACTACAGTCTTGGTGAGGAACTGATGTTTGCGACGCTCGTCGGTAATATCCGTCTTGAACGCCGCGGTGATCGGCGGTTTGTACGAATGACAGACGAAGGACAGGAAGTGTTGGAACGAACGACAGCGATATTGGAAACGGCCGGTTATTTTCGTCAGCGTCTGAATATGCTTCGCGTTTCGCAGTTCAACTTGTTCGACAGATATGAACAGTTGGCCCATGAAATCTGGCCCTATGCTATGAAACAGCGTCAAGAGTTCTTGCAATGGGTAGGGATACAGCCGGACATGCAGGTGCTCGAACTTGGCTGTGCAAACGGTGTACTTACTTTCGATGGAGGACTCGTGGCTAGAGTGGGGCCGTCCGGTTTTGTGGTGGCGGTCGATCCTGCGGTGGGTATGTTGGCCCGTGCACGGTTGAAGCAGAAGCAACTTGGGGTAGGGTGGGTATCTTTTCGTCAAGGAAGGGCTGAGGAACTGCCGATCGAGGGCGAACAATTCGACGTAGCAGTTGGAACTGGTTTTTTACATTTCACGGATCGACGACAAGCGCTGTCGGAAATGAAGCGAGGGGTACGTCCGGGGGGGACCATTGCCAGCATGCATCCTCTCAAAGCCAGCCTGAATGCTCCATTTTTTCAGGAGTGGTTCAAACCCATTTTGGAACTGGCAGCAAAACGCCAGGATCAACCAAAGGATTATCTGCTCGACTCGGAGATGGTCCGTAAGGACTTTGCGGATGCTGGACTGACGGATATAGAAGAACTAGAATTGCAGCTCGAGTCCGTTTTTTTCGATCCTGTAAAAGTCGTTGAACACTTCATCCGTGGAGTCGGCTGGTTCGGAGAGGAACTATCGCCTCTACCTTGGCAGGCGAGAGAAGACCTCATTCAAGAACTCATCGACCGTGGTCAGTCCGTCTGTGAACGATATTCCAAGAGTGAACGGATTTTTCGTTTTCCCATGCAGGCAATTAAGGCTCGGGTTCCGACGGGCGGATCCAACACAACCTGA
- a CDS encoding winged helix-turn-helix domain-containing protein, producing MNREMESRISLGDDCYLNLNGAVLVKDGEVRYLTPIAFRLLRHLAEHIGEVVSSDELFLRGWGENSMAQRDELYVFIRQIRMQLEDNPNTPTCLKTLRRRGYILCARQLQGSSCAP from the coding sequence ATGAATCGCGAAATGGAAAGTCGCATCTCACTTGGCGACGATTGCTATCTGAATTTAAACGGTGCAGTGCTTGTCAAAGACGGAGAGGTCAGGTACCTGACTCCGATTGCATTTCGCTTGCTTCGTCATTTGGCCGAGCACATCGGGGAAGTCGTCTCCAGCGACGAGTTGTTTCTTCGGGGGTGGGGAGAGAATAGTATGGCCCAGCGAGACGAACTATATGTTTTTATCCGGCAGATTCGGATGCAACTTGAGGACAATCCCAATACACCGACATGCCTGAAAACGCTTCGGCGACGCGGTTACATACTATGCGCACGCCAATTACAAGGGAGTTCTTGTGCGCCATAG
- a CDS encoding ThiF family adenylyltransferase, protein MNRLEAEGYHLEIRDSNLLIKHVPYVTAQSTLAYGTLVSELSTNGTVTIRPRNHVVWFVGNYPCDNHGQELNSIIHQRTQMNFGDGLVASCSFSSKPLSGFYENYYDKMASYVRILSGFAKAIDPTITARVYPSHETTIDESVFRYLDAASSRAGISAITAKLRLDKIAIIGLGGTGSYILDLVAKTPVQEIHLYDDDTLYAHNAFRTPGAASIVELEQMPRKVDYLFQKYDSMRRNIFVHPVRIGQTNVEQLRDMSFVFIAIDSGPAKQHIIEGLQLYGVPFIDSGVGIYRTGDSLGGIVRVTTGTSGHSSHIDRRVSFADQDEDEYDWNIQTADLNMLNAAMVVLKWKKLFGFYADRKDEYHSTYTIGRNQMLSGECTE, encoded by the coding sequence TTGAATCGACTTGAGGCAGAGGGCTATCACTTAGAAATCCGTGATAGCAACCTGCTAATTAAGCATGTCCCGTACGTGACGGCTCAAAGCACTCTTGCCTATGGAACTCTCGTGTCGGAGCTCTCAACGAACGGGACGGTTACCATTCGACCGCGAAACCACGTGGTATGGTTTGTGGGCAACTACCCTTGTGACAACCACGGGCAGGAACTAAACAGCATTATCCATCAGAGGACACAAATGAACTTCGGTGACGGCCTCGTTGCTAGTTGCTCGTTTTCGAGTAAGCCATTGTCGGGTTTTTACGAGAACTACTACGACAAAATGGCGTCGTATGTCCGTATTCTTTCTGGATTTGCCAAGGCCATTGACCCCACAATCACAGCAAGAGTCTATCCATCTCATGAGACGACCATTGACGAGTCGGTCTTCCGCTACCTTGATGCTGCCTCGAGTCGTGCAGGAATCAGCGCCATAACGGCAAAGCTGAGGCTCGACAAGATAGCTATTATTGGGCTAGGTGGAACTGGATCCTACATATTGGACCTCGTGGCCAAGACTCCAGTTCAAGAGATTCATCTATATGACGACGACACTCTGTATGCGCACAATGCGTTCCGCACCCCAGGCGCTGCGTCCATCGTGGAGTTGGAGCAGATGCCCAGGAAGGTCGATTATCTCTTTCAGAAATACGACTCAATGCGCCGCAACATCTTTGTGCACCCTGTAAGAATCGGCCAAACCAATGTTGAGCAGCTACGGGACATGAGCTTCGTCTTCATCGCAATAGACAGTGGTCCGGCGAAGCAGCACATCATTGAGGGCCTCCAGTTATATGGAGTCCCATTCATAGATAGCGGAGTCGGAATCTATCGGACGGGAGATTCACTTGGCGGTATTGTCCGCGTTACGACTGGTACAAGTGGGCATAGTTCACATATCGACCGGCGGGTTTCGTTTGCCGACCAGGACGAAGACGAATACGACTGGAATATTCAAACCGCAGACCTAAACATGCTGAATGCTGCCATGGTCGTTCTAAAGTGGAAGAAACTATTCGGCTTTTATGCTGATCGTAAAGATGAGTATCATAGTACATACACGATCGGCCGTAACCAGATGCTTAGCGGGGAGTGCACAGAATGA
- a CDS encoding multiubiquitin domain-containing protein, which translates to MSDQLNNPARNNEKHDHDYRIIVNGEKKIVESDVISYDAVVLLAYPTPPAPNTIYTVSYEKAKDPHEGELVAGQSVTIKEGTEFDVTPTTKS; encoded by the coding sequence ATGAGTGACCAACTAAATAACCCAGCCCGCAACAATGAAAAGCACGACCACGATTATCGAATCATCGTTAATGGAGAAAAAAAGATTGTAGAATCGGATGTGATCTCGTATGACGCCGTGGTTCTGCTCGCGTACCCGACTCCCCCTGCCCCCAATACGATATATACCGTTAGCTATGAGAAAGCCAAGGATCCGCACGAGGGAGAACTGGTGGCGGGTCAGTCCGTGACAATCAAGGAAGGAACGGAGTTCGATGTCACACCCACTACTAAATCATAG
- a CDS encoding helix-turn-helix transcriptional regulator — protein sequence MDQGFGAWLREQRKEKRLTLRTVAARAKMGIGHLSLLENGKRKPKVESLTPLALAIGVPYGEMLRAAGYLDDRNLLFAHRLRSVRMEREMDIAELAAACGLTPKTIQRWETGPDQLPSRKSLERLATHLQVTPDYLLGLVDRPEVAALDLGALLEQENVSYNGIPLTPDQRDFVHDLIRKVLHLSASTPSSSDSNQDKETT from the coding sequence ATGGACCAGGGGTTTGGAGCATGGCTGCGTGAACAGCGAAAAGAGAAACGCTTAACGCTGCGCACCGTCGCAGCACGAGCGAAGATGGGGATTGGCCACCTTTCGCTACTGGAGAACGGGAAACGAAAGCCCAAGGTGGAGTCGCTCACTCCCTTGGCCTTGGCGATCGGTGTGCCATACGGCGAAATGTTGCGAGCAGCGGGGTATTTGGACGATCGTAACCTTCTGTTTGCCCATCGACTGCGGAGCGTCCGTATGGAGCGCGAGATGGATATAGCGGAGTTGGCGGCTGCGTGTGGATTGACCCCAAAGACCATTCAGCGATGGGAAACCGGCCCCGACCAACTCCCCAGTCGCAAGTCTCTTGAACGCTTGGCGACTCACCTTCAGGTTACGCCCGATTACCTGCTTGGATTAGTGGATCGCCCAGAGGTCGCCGCATTGGATCTTGGAGCACTGCTGGAGCAAGAAAACGTATCTTACAACGGTATTCCTCTGACGCCAGACCAGAGAGACTTTGTTCATGACCTCATCCGTAAAGTCCTGCATCTTTCCGCTTCAACCCCATCGTCTTCTGATTCAAACCAGGACAAAGAGACCACCTGA